In the genome of Deinococcus sp. YIM 77859, one region contains:
- a CDS encoding histidine phosphatase family protein codes for MSELILVRHGQATPFEADTDRLSALGETQARAVGRFLAEAGREPTDVLCGPLVRQRESARLASEAAGGTWPEPVTDARLAEYDGDGLIRTLAPLLAARDARFDALLRAWEEERHGPERNRHLQRMLEPLAAAYLRGEVTHAEVEAWADFRTRVHALLGELLAGPAGRTVLAFTSGGVIGVTVAAVLGAPDETALTLNWRVKNGSITRLTYGRGRASLDSFNETAHLPGELSSWR; via the coding sequence ATGAGTGAACTCATCCTCGTGCGCCACGGGCAGGCCACGCCCTTTGAGGCCGATACCGACCGCCTTTCCGCATTGGGGGAGACGCAGGCCCGCGCGGTGGGGCGCTTCCTGGCGGAGGCCGGGCGAGAGCCGACCGACGTGCTGTGCGGGCCGCTGGTGCGTCAGCGCGAGAGCGCCCGCCTCGCCTCGGAAGCGGCGGGCGGCACCTGGCCGGAGCCCGTCACGGACGCCCGCCTGGCCGAGTACGACGGCGACGGCCTGATTCGCACGCTCGCGCCGCTGCTCGCGGCCCGCGACGCCCGCTTTGACGCTCTGCTGCGCGCCTGGGAGGAGGAGCGACACGGCCCCGAGCGGAACCGGCACCTCCAGCGAATGCTCGAGCCCCTGGCGGCGGCCTACCTACGTGGCGAGGTCACCCACGCGGAGGTGGAAGCCTGGGCGGACTTTCGCACCCGCGTTCACGCCTTGTTGGGGGAGCTGCTCGCAGGGCCTGCGGGCCGCACCGTCCTGGCCTTTACGTCCGGCGGCGTGATTGGCGTGACGGTGGCCGCCGTGCTGGGCGCCCCCGATGAGACGGCCCTGACCCTGAATTGGCGCGTCAAAAATGGCAGCATCACCCGCCTGACCTACGGCCGCGGGCGGGCCAGCCTCGACAGCTTCAACGAGACGGCCCATCTGCCCGGGGAACTCTCGTCTTGGCGGTAA
- a CDS encoding C39 family peptidase — MALPLVLPLALLLLSGAAALPPSITLKNIRHEPQGPDNCGPVTALTILGYYGTRVTQAQAAQALKDSPRDPQVSSVELARYLDRFGLRTVIRYAGTPELLRDLLARGIPVVVQQRLRAGSSVAHFRTVYGYRGSDFLTSDPLRGPRLWLSTAELMDLWHYYNGEYLIAYPPAKEGEVRAALGEDFRAAANWQKLKRIGERSVKARPNDPYNWWGLGKANLRLGNVQAAAANFDRAVALGVPTLYFLYRQEAFEAWTQAGQHDKTLKFAQLALKTDPSSKELLRFRNLARSALGG; from the coding sequence ATGGCGCTCCCCTTGGTCCTTCCTCTGGCGCTCCTGCTGCTGTCCGGCGCAGCGGCGCTGCCGCCGAGCATCACGCTGAAGAACATTCGCCATGAGCCGCAGGGACCGGATAACTGCGGACCCGTGACGGCGCTGACGATCCTGGGGTACTACGGCACGCGGGTGACCCAGGCGCAGGCGGCGCAGGCCCTCAAGGACTCGCCGCGTGACCCGCAGGTGTCCAGCGTGGAGCTCGCCCGCTACCTCGACCGCTTTGGCCTGCGCACGGTCATTCGCTACGCCGGAACGCCGGAGCTGCTGCGTGACCTGCTCGCCCGCGGTATCCCGGTCGTGGTGCAGCAGCGGCTGCGCGCGGGGAGCTCGGTCGCGCACTTTCGCACGGTGTACGGCTACCGCGGCAGCGACTTCCTGACCAGTGATCCCCTGCGTGGTCCCAGGCTGTGGCTGAGCACCGCCGAGCTGATGGACCTGTGGCACTACTACAATGGCGAGTACCTGATCGCCTACCCACCCGCCAAGGAGGGTGAGGTCCGGGCCGCCCTGGGCGAAGACTTCCGAGCAGCTGCGAACTGGCAGAAGCTCAAACGGATCGGCGAGCGTAGCGTCAAGGCCCGGCCCAACGACCCCTACAACTGGTGGGGCCTGGGCAAGGCGAATCTGCGGCTGGGTAACGTACAGGCGGCTGCCGCAAACTTTGACCGCGCGGTGGCTCTAGGGGTCCCAACCCTGTACTTTCTGTACCGGCAGGAAGCCTTTGAGGCGTGGACGCAAGCAGGTCAGCACGACAAGACGCTGAAATTCGCGCAGCTGGCCCTGAAGACTGACCCCTCCAGCAAGGAACTCCTGCGCTTTCGCAACCTGGCCCGCAGCGCTCTGGGCGGATAG
- a CDS encoding alpha/beta hydrolase, translated as MPSLDPHLKEILLQLAAAPQPSSLEEMRAAVIANAARMPKRPVRIAGTRDLTLPGPAADLPARLYTPEGEGPHPLTVYFHGGGFVAYSIETHDSVCRELCAGARSAVLSVEYRLAPEHRFPAAVEDAYAALCWAAANGEALGADTSRLAVAGDSAGASLAMACTLRARDEGGPPLRAQLLIYPAADFVNVDRYPSRRENAEGFFLTEERMRFFGQMYLADPAHAAHPHVSPLHAAELHGLPPALVMTAEFDPLRDEGAAYAEALRQAGVRAEHLPGPGMIHGFANMTALSPAAAALLDRAAAWLGAELTAPPRVSVEGSR; from the coding sequence ATGCCCTCCCTCGATCCCCACCTCAAAGAAATCCTGCTTCAGTTGGCCGCAGCGCCCCAGCCCAGCAGCCTGGAGGAGATGCGCGCCGCCGTGATCGCCAACGCCGCTCGCATGCCGAAGCGCCCGGTGCGCATCGCTGGAACGCGGGACCTCACCCTTCCCGGTCCGGCGGCCGACCTGCCCGCACGGCTGTACACGCCGGAAGGGGAGGGGCCGCATCCCCTCACCGTCTACTTCCACGGGGGCGGCTTTGTCGCGTACTCCATCGAGACCCATGACAGCGTGTGCCGTGAGCTGTGCGCGGGAGCCCGGAGCGCCGTTCTCAGCGTGGAGTACCGTCTTGCCCCCGAACACCGCTTTCCGGCGGCTGTGGAGGATGCCTACGCCGCTTTGTGCTGGGCCGCCGCGAACGGTGAGGCACTCGGCGCAGACACCAGCCGTCTGGCGGTGGCCGGGGACAGCGCGGGGGCCAGCCTGGCGATGGCCTGCACCCTGCGCGCCCGTGACGAGGGCGGTCCTCCGCTTCGCGCGCAGCTGCTGATCTACCCCGCCGCCGACTTCGTGAACGTGGACCGTTACCCCAGCCGCCGCGAGAACGCCGAGGGCTTCTTCCTCACCGAGGAACGCATGCGGTTTTTTGGGCAGATGTACCTCGCTGATCCGGCCCACGCGGCCCATCCGCACGTGTCCCCGCTCCATGCCGCCGAGCTCCACGGTCTGCCCCCCGCCCTTGTGATGACCGCTGAGTTTGACCCCCTGCGCGACGAGGGGGCAGCGTACGCCGAGGCGCTCCGGCAGGCGGGTGTTCGTGCCGAACACCTCCCTGGTCCCGGCATGATCCACGGCTTTGCCAACATGACGGCTCTCTCGCCCGCCGCCGCCGCGCTGCTCGACCGGGCGGCCGCCTGGCTGGGGGCAGAACTGACGGCACCCCCCCGCGTGTCTGTGGAAGGGAGCCGCTAG
- a CDS encoding phosphotransferase family protein yields MTGPDTAPVRPGEELPLDALKEALRGKVAGNVDALTVEQFPGGFSNLTYLLRLGEQEYVLRRAPLGPVARGAHDMPREYRLLQKVHPVLSVAPEPVLLVEDPSVIGAPFYLMERRRGTVVRTRLPPEYAALPGAPRQLSEALADTLADLHGVDIDATGLRAIGKPEGFNTRQVEGWAERWRRARTDDLPPPGALHDEDVIAWLSEHTPHESAHTLVHNDFKLDNLMLDPQDPSRVVALLDWEMTTVGDPLVDLGLTLTYWTMPQQPGGAENRIGANAPGFLSREDFLARYAARSGRDVGGVAWYEVLGHFKLAVIVQQIYARYRAGQTKDPRFAPLGEQAAWLIGEAWRRIQDAPAHE; encoded by the coding sequence GTGACCGGCCCCGACACCGCCCCCGTCCGTCCCGGCGAGGAGCTGCCGCTGGACGCGCTGAAAGAGGCTCTGCGTGGAAAGGTCGCCGGCAACGTGGACGCCCTGACGGTCGAGCAGTTCCCCGGAGGATTTTCCAACCTGACCTACCTGCTGCGGCTGGGCGAGCAGGAGTACGTGCTGCGCCGCGCACCCCTCGGCCCGGTGGCGCGCGGGGCCCACGATATGCCGCGCGAGTACCGGCTTTTGCAAAAAGTGCATCCGGTGCTGTCCGTCGCACCCGAGCCCGTCCTGCTGGTGGAGGATCCCTCTGTGATCGGCGCGCCCTTCTACCTGATGGAGCGGCGGCGCGGCACGGTGGTGCGGACGCGGCTGCCCCCGGAGTACGCTGCCCTGCCTGGTGCCCCCCGCCAGCTCTCGGAGGCGCTGGCTGACACCCTTGCGGACCTGCACGGGGTGGATATTGACGCGACGGGGCTGCGGGCCATCGGCAAGCCCGAGGGCTTCAACACCCGCCAGGTGGAGGGCTGGGCCGAACGGTGGCGCCGTGCCCGCACCGACGACCTGCCTCCCCCCGGTGCCCTGCACGACGAGGACGTGATCGCCTGGCTGAGCGAGCACACCCCCCACGAGTCGGCGCACACGCTCGTTCACAACGACTTCAAGCTCGACAATCTGATGCTGGACCCGCAGGACCCCTCCAGGGTGGTGGCCCTCCTCGACTGGGAGATGACAACGGTCGGTGACCCCTTGGTAGACCTGGGCCTCACCCTGACGTACTGGACGATGCCGCAGCAGCCGGGAGGCGCCGAAAACCGCATCGGGGCGAACGCGCCGGGCTTTCTGTCGCGCGAGGACTTTCTGGCCCGCTATGCGGCGCGCAGCGGACGGGACGTGGGGGGTGTGGCGTGGTACGAGGTGCTGGGACACTTCAAGCTCGCCGTGATCGTTCAGCAGATCTATGCCCGTTACCGCGCGGGGCAGACGAAAGACCCGCGCTTTGCGCCGCTGGGGGAGCAGGCCGCCTGGCTGATCGGGGAGGCGTGGCGGCGAATTCAGGACGCCCCGGCACATGAGTGA
- a CDS encoding S8 family serine peptidase has product MNRVLALLLGALLVGCSSPTPKTPTYTIRGHVLLPGDTRAVTLDTAALWELPHVPGEVLLETPPADRLSAQALGLLSKVQRQAVPGTNLALARTPAGQTDAAFAQRLRATGVRAQPNLIYQALSVPNDPGFPGAERPGVVVRGVAYDQDYLTRIRALEGWNRLEALGKPVDGALTAVLDTGVDAGHPELLGRLHPGTDFCSRLVGQSCQGTDTDPDEVTAGDVGHGTSTAGLIVAQTHNGEGLASLTWRGTVLPVKVFGTNGSISGATSASVIAGLRYAQAQGAKVVNLSLGFRGSRGQAAPADPALAAAIADVAAADIVLVAAAGNTPDEGLYYPASDPNVLAVGAVAREDQALAPYSARPLPGQKPLDLVAPGGVSGSSPDDILTLAPRAQGGYTLRAGTSEAAPLVSGTAALLRAAFPQLRASQIRQALKEGATPTAAGALLNVEGAVNRAASLPLPPPYTLKVEAWRSGRAVTSTTFTGTLDPEQAAVPYTLGGLPAGTYELRATLQRAGEILSGSAAATVPGSDGTDAVQDIQTHR; this is encoded by the coding sequence ATGAACCGAGTTCTGGCTCTGCTGCTGGGCGCACTGCTCGTGGGCTGCAGCTCCCCGACGCCGAAGACACCCACCTACACCATTCGCGGACACGTGCTGCTGCCCGGTGACACGCGCGCGGTGACCCTCGACACGGCGGCGCTGTGGGAGCTGCCCCATGTGCCGGGAGAGGTGTTGCTGGAGACCCCGCCAGCGGACAGGCTGAGTGCTCAGGCGCTCGGGCTTCTCTCCAAGGTGCAGCGGCAAGCGGTGCCGGGCACCAACCTGGCCCTGGCACGGACGCCTGCCGGGCAAACAGACGCGGCCTTCGCGCAGCGGCTGAGGGCCACAGGTGTGCGCGCACAACCCAACCTGATCTACCAGGCGCTGTCCGTGCCCAACGATCCGGGGTTCCCCGGTGCGGAGCGGCCGGGTGTGGTGGTGCGGGGGGTGGCCTACGATCAGGACTACCTCACGCGCATCCGGGCGCTGGAGGGCTGGAACCGGCTGGAGGCGCTGGGCAAACCCGTCGATGGCGCCCTGACGGCAGTGCTTGATACAGGGGTGGACGCCGGTCATCCCGAGCTGCTGGGGCGTTTGCACCCGGGCACTGACTTCTGCTCGCGGCTTGTAGGCCAGAGTTGCCAGGGCACGGACACGGACCCGGACGAGGTCACCGCCGGCGACGTGGGACACGGCACCAGCACGGCAGGGCTGATTGTGGCCCAGACCCATAACGGCGAGGGGCTGGCCAGCCTGACTTGGCGGGGGACTGTCCTTCCCGTCAAGGTGTTTGGGACGAATGGCTCCATCTCCGGCGCAACCAGTGCGAGTGTGATCGCGGGTCTACGGTACGCGCAGGCCCAGGGCGCCAAGGTGGTGAACCTGAGTCTAGGCTTTCGGGGCAGCAGGGGGCAGGCGGCGCCGGCTGACCCCGCGCTGGCAGCCGCCATCGCAGACGTTGCAGCCGCCGATATCGTGCTCGTGGCGGCGGCGGGCAACACCCCGGATGAGGGGCTGTACTATCCGGCCAGCGACCCCAACGTGCTGGCGGTAGGAGCAGTGGCCCGTGAGGACCAAGCGCTTGCGCCCTACAGTGCGCGGCCCCTGCCCGGTCAAAAGCCCCTGGACCTCGTGGCGCCGGGAGGAGTCAGCGGCAGCAGCCCAGACGATATCCTGACGCTCGCGCCCCGCGCCCAGGGCGGGTACACCCTGCGAGCAGGAACAAGCGAGGCAGCTCCCCTGGTCAGTGGCACGGCAGCACTGCTGCGCGCCGCCTTTCCGCAGCTGAGGGCAAGTCAGATTCGGCAAGCCTTGAAGGAGGGAGCCACCCCCACCGCCGCGGGAGCACTCCTCAACGTCGAGGGGGCAGTCAACCGCGCCGCCAGCCTGCCCCTTCCCCCACCGTACACGCTCAAGGTCGAAGCCTGGCGCAGCGGACGGGCGGTCACCAGCACCACATTCACGGGAACCCTTGACCCCGAGCAGGCTGCCGTCCCCTACACCTTGGGTGGACTGCCTGCCGGAACGTACGAACTGCGCGCCACCCTGCAACGCGCCGGGGAGATCCTGAGCGGCAGCGCGGCCGCCACCGTTCCTGGGAGTGACGGCACAGACGCTGTGCAAGACATCCAGACCCACCGCTGA
- a CDS encoding glycosyltransferase family 1 protein: MKSAPALLVLSHLRWDFVFQRPQHLMTRAARSRRVYYIEEPVYGAPSDQLAVRRDASGVTVITPQLQQGRSADEGRASTARLLASWVQAEHLHVYDLWVYTPMELPVTAGLTPRVTIYDCMDELANFKGAPPELRAREAALFRRADVVFTGGYRLYEAKRDQHPNVHCFPSSVDTAHFAQARQALPDPADQEPLPRPRLGFYGVIDERFDIALLGELARRRPAWHFVLLGPVVKIDPASLPRGENLHYLGMKRYTELPAYLAHWDVALLPFARNAATEFISPTKTPEYLAAGVPVVSTGIRDVVRPYGERNLVRIADGVDAFEAACAAALDERDTPAGEARRQRADAFLATLSWDHTWAEMSALIEQAATSVSAAAD, from the coding sequence ATGAAAAGCGCGCCCGCCTTGCTTGTGTTGTCCCACCTGAGATGGGACTTTGTCTTCCAGCGGCCGCAGCACCTGATGACGCGGGCAGCGCGGTCACGGCGGGTGTACTACATCGAGGAGCCGGTGTACGGGGCACCGTCTGACCAGCTGGCGGTGCGCCGTGACGCCAGTGGCGTCACGGTCATCACGCCCCAGCTTCAGCAGGGCCGCAGCGCCGACGAGGGCCGCGCGAGCACCGCGCGGCTGCTGGCCTCCTGGGTCCAGGCCGAACACCTCCACGTGTACGACCTGTGGGTGTACACCCCGATGGAGTTGCCCGTCACCGCTGGCCTCACGCCCCGCGTGACGATCTACGACTGCATGGACGAACTCGCCAACTTCAAGGGCGCTCCCCCCGAGCTGCGCGCTCGTGAAGCCGCCCTGTTTCGCCGTGCCGACGTCGTCTTTACCGGCGGCTACCGCCTGTACGAGGCCAAGCGCGACCAGCACCCCAACGTGCACTGCTTTCCCTCCAGCGTCGATACCGCCCACTTCGCCCAGGCCCGCCAGGCTCTGCCTGATCCCGCAGACCAAGAGCCGCTTCCCCGTCCCCGCCTGGGCTTTTACGGCGTGATCGACGAGCGCTTTGACATCGCGCTGCTCGGCGAGCTTGCTCGCCGCCGTCCGGCGTGGCACTTCGTGCTGCTGGGTCCGGTTGTCAAGATCGATCCCGCTTCCCTGCCGCGGGGCGAGAACCTGCACTACCTGGGCATGAAGCGGTATACCGAGCTCCCGGCCTACCTGGCCCACTGGGACGTAGCGCTGCTGCCCTTTGCGCGCAATGCGGCAACCGAATTCATCAGCCCGACCAAGACGCCCGAGTACCTGGCGGCCGGGGTGCCGGTCGTGTCGACCGGCATCCGTGACGTGGTGCGGCCCTACGGCGAACGGAACCTGGTGCGCATCGCCGACGGTGTAGATGCCTTTGAGGCCGCCTGCGCCGCGGCGCTGGACGAACGCGACACCCCGGCCGGCGAGGCGCGCCGTCAGCGGGCGGATGCCTTCCTTGCCACCCTCTCCTGGGACCACACCTGGGCTGAAATGAGCGCCCTGATCGAGCAGGCGGCTACGAGCGTCTCCGCCGCCGCAGACTGA
- a CDS encoding ATP-binding protein — MNRDPSLVPPLDALALLDGLLDPFFIADGEGRWTYVNGPAAALLGTTPPELLGRPLLEGFPGTIGAALHEVCRLVFQTGQERRFEVGCSQTGLWVEGQARPYADSVAVQLRDVTERRRTEERREALLAITRALAAAGSPAQALQATLELIREALGAAGGVFWPLPQEGKGTLPVQRVGLNLQLADAVLTALVQEAGEGPDGLFLRQEDAAALAPKPSVQALAVLPLGPEGERRGGLILHFSQDRSFTASEQEFLRFLAGQLTQTLRRLEAIEASERVRQALDQERARLWAILDQMPVAIWIAEMPTGRLIAGNRAIERILRHPFRASQDTEHYSEYVGFHPDGRRYESSEWPLARTVRTGERVECEEIEMERGDGTRGFVQYASTLIEDEHGNGPALAVVTGVDVTEQRELSATLEQRVTERTRDLLRRNEELAAETAALQAFARFTELTGHETNLEVLTQAAAQLLHRALGDGSTGYYELQGNLWKQGPWDGDMEPATLNAAQAGFPADLPLFAQPAATREPLFVDEWRQSEHALAAHTPEYGALAVYPVTVGGKTIGQLAAGLRGKTRWSERDRAVFRAVGRALSLAAERADLTRTLNAQKEELAARSRTLEAFAELGRDLRDPELQADPLWLVRRAQEILLATLPEGYVVYAEPEDGLWRFKVQVGDLRNSELQAAVEAGLPFESTRNLWLPWHTQQPFYQDSYDTGTDGLEQLTGHISATATLPVLVNGAPRGVLAVALFGSPNGTPRHWSGTDRVVLETVVRSLGLALERSEGAQALAAKQRELEQANRDLEAFSYSVSHDLRAPVRHISSFAGLLRRAVADQPRALKYADVIEASAARMNTLIDGLLTLARLGSGEVRKTEVALGDLVEAVRVELAPEAGERQIEWQVADLPTVRGDPTLLRQVLQNLLGNALKYSRPRDVTRIEVWAERTGHEHVIHVRDNGVGFDPAGESKLFEVFQRLHTPQEFEGDGIGLASVQRIVSRHGGRVWAEGRLGEGATFSFTLPA, encoded by the coding sequence GTGAACCGAGACCCTTCCCTTGTTCCTCCACTCGACGCCCTGGCTCTGCTCGACGGGCTGCTTGATCCATTTTTTATCGCCGATGGGGAGGGCCGCTGGACGTACGTCAATGGGCCTGCCGCCGCCCTGCTGGGAACCACACCGCCAGAGTTGCTGGGCCGTCCCCTGCTGGAGGGTTTTCCAGGGACGATAGGGGCAGCTCTGCACGAGGTGTGCCGCTTGGTCTTCCAGACCGGGCAGGAGCGGCGCTTCGAGGTGGGTTGTTCCCAGACGGGCCTGTGGGTGGAGGGCCAGGCCCGCCCCTATGCGGATAGCGTGGCCGTTCAGTTGAGGGACGTCACCGAACGCCGACGAACCGAGGAACGGCGGGAGGCACTCCTGGCGATCACGCGTGCGCTGGCGGCGGCCGGCTCCCCGGCACAAGCTCTACAGGCGACGCTGGAGCTTATCCGTGAGGCCCTGGGGGCAGCGGGCGGGGTGTTTTGGCCCCTGCCCCAGGAGGGCAAGGGAACCCTCCCGGTCCAGCGGGTAGGCCTCAACCTGCAACTGGCAGACGCGGTGCTCACCGCGCTCGTGCAGGAGGCAGGAGAGGGGCCGGACGGCCTGTTTCTGCGGCAGGAGGACGCGGCTGCCCTCGCTCCGAAACCGTCCGTACAGGCCCTGGCGGTTCTCCCGTTGGGACCGGAGGGGGAAAGGCGGGGGGGCCTCATCCTGCACTTCTCCCAAGACCGTTCCTTCACGGCGAGCGAACAGGAGTTTCTGCGCTTTCTGGCGGGACAACTTACCCAAACCCTGCGGCGCCTCGAGGCTATCGAGGCGAGCGAGCGGGTGAGGCAGGCACTCGACCAGGAACGGGCCCGGCTATGGGCCATTCTCGATCAGATGCCCGTTGCCATCTGGATCGCGGAGATGCCCACTGGCCGCCTGATCGCGGGAAACCGGGCCATCGAGCGCATCCTGCGCCATCCCTTCCGAGCGAGCCAGGACACCGAACACTACAGCGAATACGTGGGCTTTCACCCAGACGGCCGGCGGTACGAGAGCAGCGAGTGGCCGCTGGCCCGCACCGTTCGTACCGGCGAGCGTGTCGAGTGCGAGGAAATCGAGATGGAGCGGGGAGACGGCACGCGCGGCTTCGTGCAGTACGCGTCCACCCTGATCGAGGACGAGCACGGGAACGGCCCTGCCCTCGCAGTGGTGACCGGCGTGGACGTGACCGAACAGCGGGAACTCAGCGCCACGCTGGAGCAGCGGGTGACCGAGCGGACCCGTGACCTGCTGCGCCGCAACGAGGAGCTGGCCGCCGAGACTGCCGCCCTCCAGGCTTTTGCCCGCTTCACCGAACTCACGGGCCACGAGACCAACCTGGAGGTGCTCACCCAGGCTGCGGCCCAGCTGCTGCACCGGGCGCTGGGAGACGGCAGCACCGGGTACTACGAACTTCAGGGAAACCTCTGGAAGCAGGGGCCCTGGGACGGCGATATGGAACCCGCGACCCTGAACGCCGCGCAGGCGGGGTTCCCGGCGGATCTTCCGCTTTTTGCCCAGCCCGCCGCGACCCGTGAGCCGCTGTTTGTGGACGAGTGGCGGCAATCAGAGCACGCGCTTGCCGCGCACACGCCCGAGTATGGGGCGCTGGCTGTCTACCCGGTCACGGTGGGCGGAAAGACCATCGGACAACTGGCGGCGGGCCTGCGCGGAAAAACCCGCTGGAGCGAGCGCGACAGGGCGGTGTTTCGGGCGGTGGGCCGGGCGCTGAGCCTGGCGGCGGAGCGAGCGGACCTGACCCGCACCCTCAACGCGCAGAAAGAAGAGCTCGCGGCCCGCTCCCGCACGCTGGAGGCGTTCGCGGAACTGGGCCGCGACCTGCGAGATCCTGAGCTGCAAGCCGATCCGCTGTGGCTGGTGCGGCGCGCGCAGGAGATTCTGCTCGCCACGCTGCCCGAAGGATACGTGGTCTATGCCGAACCCGAAGACGGCCTGTGGCGCTTCAAGGTGCAGGTGGGTGACCTGCGGAATTCTGAACTCCAGGCGGCGGTCGAAGCCGGACTGCCCTTTGAAAGCACCCGAAACCTCTGGTTGCCTTGGCACACCCAGCAGCCCTTCTACCAGGACAGCTACGACACGGGTACCGACGGGCTGGAGCAGCTCACGGGGCACATCAGCGCTACGGCGACCCTTCCCGTGCTCGTCAACGGTGCACCACGCGGGGTGCTCGCGGTCGCCCTCTTTGGGTCGCCCAACGGAACGCCGCGCCACTGGTCGGGCACAGACCGAGTGGTGTTGGAGACGGTCGTGCGCAGCCTCGGCTTGGCTCTAGAGCGCAGCGAGGGCGCGCAGGCGCTCGCGGCCAAGCAACGGGAGCTGGAGCAGGCCAACCGCGACCTAGAGGCCTTCTCGTACAGCGTCTCGCACGATCTGCGCGCGCCCGTACGGCACATCAGCAGCTTTGCGGGCCTGCTGCGCCGGGCGGTCGCGGATCAGCCCCGCGCCCTGAAGTACGCGGATGTGATCGAGGCCAGCGCCGCCAGGATGAATACCCTGATCGACGGCCTGCTGACCTTGGCCCGTCTAGGGAGCGGTGAGGTGCGAAAGACCGAGGTCGCCCTGGGTGACCTGGTGGAGGCTGTACGGGTCGAGCTCGCTCCCGAAGCCGGCGAACGGCAGATTGAGTGGCAAGTCGCTGACCTGCCGACCGTCCGCGGGGACCCTACGCTGCTGCGCCAGGTCCTTCAGAATCTGCTGGGCAATGCGCTGAAGTATTCCCGGCCGCGGGACGTGACCCGCATCGAAGTCTGGGCCGAGCGGACAGGGCACGAGCACGTCATCCACGTTCGTGACAACGGGGTGGGTTTCGACCCCGCCGGAGAGAGCAAGCTTTTCGAGGTCTTTCAGCGCCTGCACACCCCGCAGGAATTCGAGGGGGACGGCATAGGGCTAGCCAGTGTGCAGCGCATTGTCAGCCGGCATGGGGGGCGCGTCTGGGCAGAGGGCCGCCTCGGGGAGGGCGCCACCTTCAGCTTCACGCTGCCGGCCTAG
- a CDS encoding KGG domain-containing protein, with protein MTTTSKSTARRGFAAMDPARQREIARLGGQAAHRSGNAHRFTSEEAREAGRKGGRAARGSTRQSREQ; from the coding sequence ATGACAACCACCAGCAAGAGCACGGCGCGGCGCGGCTTTGCCGCAATGGATCCAGCCCGGCAGCGGGAAATTGCCCGACTGGGAGGCCAGGCGGCACACCGCAGCGGCAACGCCCACCGATTCACGTCGGAAGAGGCCCGGGAAGCGGGGCGCAAGGGCGGCCGGGCCGCTCGCGGCTCCACCCGGCAAAGCCGCGAGCAGTAA
- a CDS encoding SDR family oxidoreductase, translated as MNLKPLNEQVMVITGASSGIGLSTARLAARAGARLVLAARSEQALRRLTQELTDAGGHVVFAVADVSREEDVARVAELAQETFGGFDTWVNNAGVGMYGELMASDVADMRRVFDINFWGVVYGSRVAVRHLRERGGALINLGSVASEQAIPLQALYSASKHAVKAFTDGLRMELAHEGAPISVTLIKPGPIDTPWPLNARSVLEDEPQHVPPVYAPQAVARAIVHAATTPTREVYVGAGAKWMAASGQWAPGLTERLMAALVIPRTHSRRPPQPPGQDILNHPSERLAERGDYPGVVQPVSVYTEAVLHGKWLAAGLLGAGWAAALWNRRRRAATGRPS; from the coding sequence GTGAACCTCAAACCCCTGAACGAGCAGGTTATGGTGATTACGGGCGCGTCGAGCGGCATCGGCCTGAGCACCGCGCGGCTGGCGGCGCGAGCTGGTGCACGGCTGGTGCTGGCCGCACGCAGCGAGCAGGCCCTGCGGCGGCTCACCCAGGAACTCACGGACGCGGGCGGGCACGTTGTCTTTGCGGTGGCCGACGTGAGCCGCGAGGAGGACGTGGCGCGGGTCGCTGAGCTGGCACAGGAGACCTTTGGCGGGTTCGACACCTGGGTGAACAACGCGGGTGTCGGTATGTACGGAGAGCTGATGGCGTCGGACGTGGCGGACATGCGCCGCGTCTTCGACATCAACTTCTGGGGCGTGGTGTACGGCTCACGGGTGGCGGTGAGGCACCTGCGGGAACGGGGAGGAGCGCTGATCAACCTGGGCAGCGTAGCTTCCGAGCAGGCCATTCCGCTGCAAGCGCTGTACTCCGCCTCCAAGCACGCTGTCAAAGCCTTTACAGACGGCCTGCGGATGGAACTCGCTCATGAGGGCGCGCCCATCTCCGTCACGCTGATAAAGCCCGGCCCCATCGACACGCCCTGGCCGCTGAACGCGCGCAGCGTTCTGGAGGACGAACCGCAGCATGTGCCGCCCGTCTATGCGCCGCAGGCCGTCGCACGGGCGATTGTGCACGCTGCGACGACTCCTACCCGCGAGGTGTATGTCGGCGCAGGCGCCAAATGGATGGCGGCGTCCGGGCAGTGGGCTCCCGGGCTGACCGAACGGCTGATGGCCGCCCTGGTGATCCCCCGCACCCACAGCCGCCGCCCGCCGCAGCCTCCCGGACAGGATATTCTCAACCACCCTTCCGAGCGCCTGGCAGAACGGGGCGACTATCCCGGGGTGGTGCAGCCCGTGAGCGTCTACACCGAAGCTGTCCTGCACGGCAAGTGGCTGGCGGCGGGGCTGTTGGGAGCGGGATGGGCTGCGGCTCTTTGGAACCGCCGACGGCGAGCGGCCACAGGTCGCCCCTCTTAA